The following proteins are co-located in the Elusimicrobiota bacterium genome:
- a CDS encoding radical SAM protein encodes MDIARLKSPLFVSWQITRECDLSCLHCCTESGPGRSLNGEFTREEALRLARDIIESGVPYVMLCGGEPLLVPYFFDLAEKLGEAGVQLKIETNGQRFGLEQARRLATLPVRSVQVSLDGATQEAYRAVRPGGSLEAAVSACRAVREAGLPLEVAFAPSKASIGEVSAVIDQALILGAFRFNSGMLMRVGNATRFWERLAPSEEQYREFFATLERRELELAGRMELCYRPRSLEEALVSQLKQPPATLLVLPDGLVKVSAALSFICADLRTQTLSRAWAAYLSAWARLKDFDPASLGLRGEADPPPANSRAASGAELTAPAGAAT; translated from the coding sequence ATGGATATAGCCCGCCTCAAGTCCCCGCTCTTCGTCTCCTGGCAGATCACGCGCGAGTGCGACCTCTCCTGCCTGCACTGCTGCACCGAGTCCGGGCCCGGGCGGAGCCTCAACGGAGAGTTCACCCGCGAGGAGGCGCTGCGCCTGGCCCGGGACATCATCGAGTCCGGCGTGCCCTACGTGATGCTCTGCGGGGGGGAACCCCTCCTCGTCCCCTACTTCTTCGACCTTGCCGAGAAGCTCGGCGAGGCCGGCGTCCAGCTCAAGATCGAGACCAACGGCCAGCGCTTCGGCCTCGAGCAGGCGCGGCGCCTCGCGACGCTCCCCGTGCGCTCGGTGCAGGTGAGCCTCGACGGCGCCACCCAGGAGGCCTACCGGGCCGTCCGTCCCGGCGGCTCGCTGGAGGCCGCCGTGTCCGCCTGCCGCGCCGTGCGCGAGGCGGGCCTGCCGCTCGAGGTGGCCTTCGCGCCCTCGAAGGCCAGCATCGGCGAGGTCTCGGCGGTCATCGACCAGGCGCTCATCCTCGGAGCCTTCCGCTTCAACAGCGGGATGCTCATGCGCGTGGGCAACGCGACCCGCTTCTGGGAGCGCCTGGCCCCGAGCGAGGAGCAGTACCGCGAGTTCTTCGCGACCCTCGAGCGCCGCGAGCTCGAGCTCGCCGGGCGCATGGAGCTCTGCTACCGCCCGCGTTCTCTCGAGGAGGCCCTCGTCTCCCAGCTCAAGCAGCCGCCGGCCACCCTGCTCGTCCTGCCCGACGGGCTCGTCAAGGTCTCGGCCGCGCTCTCCTTCATCTGCGCCGACCTGCGGACGCAGACCCTTTCCCGCGCCTGGGCCGCGTACCTCTCGGCCTGGGCCCGCCTCAAAGATTTCGACCCCGCGAGCCTCGGCCTGCGGGGCGAAGCCGATCCGCCGCCCGCGAACTCCCGGGCGGCGAGCGGCGCGGAGCTCACCGCTCCCGCCGGAGCTGCGACGTAA
- a CDS encoding prenyltransferase encodes MKFFSAVRYRFFLYAGLLPYLLGAAWAYGVEGSFRPGIFWLGLTGIVLAVVGVETFNEYFDSRMGTDRVFNPSDEDPIGDGVLWAGCAAFAAAAAVGLVLARAGGWPILLYTFLGGIAAVFYVGPPVRWVYRGLGETMIALSYGPWMTLGSLHLQTGRFSWGALLASLVPGLLICALAVVNEIPDYHQDRLVGKRNLVVRLGRRNGVYLYLALASAGLLVPVLGALLGLFPKPALLALCALPLLAQSGRAALGTYEEPRRFVPAVRWVVLSYVVGTGSFAAALWAGRWI; translated from the coding sequence TTGAAGTTCTTCTCCGCCGTGCGCTACCGCTTCTTCCTCTACGCGGGCCTCCTGCCCTACCTCCTCGGCGCGGCGTGGGCCTACGGCGTCGAGGGGAGCTTCCGCCCGGGGATCTTCTGGCTGGGCCTGACGGGCATCGTCCTGGCGGTCGTCGGCGTCGAGACCTTCAACGAGTACTTCGACTCGCGCATGGGCACCGACCGCGTCTTCAACCCCTCCGACGAGGACCCCATCGGAGACGGGGTGCTCTGGGCCGGCTGCGCGGCCTTCGCGGCGGCCGCCGCCGTCGGGCTCGTCCTCGCCCGCGCGGGGGGCTGGCCCATCCTGCTCTATACCTTCCTCGGCGGGATCGCCGCCGTCTTCTACGTCGGCCCTCCGGTGCGCTGGGTCTATCGCGGACTCGGCGAGACGATGATCGCGCTCTCCTACGGCCCCTGGATGACGCTGGGCAGCCTCCACCTGCAGACGGGACGCTTCTCCTGGGGCGCGCTGCTCGCCTCGCTGGTGCCGGGCCTGCTCATCTGCGCGCTCGCCGTGGTCAACGAGATCCCGGACTATCACCAGGACCGGCTCGTGGGCAAGCGCAACCTCGTCGTGCGCCTGGGCCGGCGCAACGGCGTCTACCTCTACCTCGCGCTCGCCTCCGCCGGCCTCCTCGTGCCCGTGCTGGGCGCGCTGCTCGGCCTCTTCCCGAAGCCGGCGCTGCTGGCGCTCTGCGCGCTGCCCCTGCTCGCGCAGAGCGGCCGCGCCGCCCTCGGGACCTACGAGGAGCCCCGGCGCTTCGTGCCGGCGGTGCGCTGGGTCGTGCTGTCGTACGTCGTGGGGACCGGCTCCTTCGCGGCCGCGCTCTGGGCGGGACGATGGATATAG
- a CDS encoding radical SAM protein, whose amino-acid sequence MFGVSAAAALGSSELSAPLYVAWQLTNECNLACLHCIEESGPGKAFPDELGREQYLSVLNQIIEAKVPYLCFSGGEPMGHPGFWDLVERATGAGIGLKVETNGHSLVPRSCARLKALGVQSVQISMDGVTPASYGKLRVHGRWENALEAVRNLRAAGVEVEVNFSPTRFNVHEVGRAIDLARSLGAVGFYTGRTIRAGNAARSWELIAPSEEQYAEYFATVRAKALELEGRMRVCYHELGLLEELKYRLENPAAILIILPNGKVKLINALPFVCGDLRRQTLSEVWGGFRRGWLRPEVAGFVAELEKDPTVIRRIHEWVELGLAAK is encoded by the coding sequence ATGTTCGGGGTATCCGCGGCGGCAGCGCTCGGCTCCTCGGAACTCTCGGCCCCGCTGTACGTGGCCTGGCAGCTCACCAACGAGTGCAACCTCGCCTGCCTGCACTGCATCGAGGAGTCCGGGCCCGGCAAGGCGTTTCCCGACGAACTCGGCCGTGAGCAGTACCTCTCCGTCCTGAACCAGATCATCGAGGCGAAGGTCCCCTACCTCTGCTTCTCCGGCGGCGAGCCGATGGGGCACCCCGGCTTCTGGGACCTCGTCGAGCGCGCGACCGGCGCGGGGATCGGCCTGAAGGTCGAGACCAACGGACACTCGCTCGTGCCGCGTTCCTGCGCGCGGCTGAAGGCGCTGGGCGTCCAGTCCGTGCAGATCAGCATGGACGGCGTCACCCCGGCCTCCTACGGGAAGCTGCGCGTACACGGCCGCTGGGAGAACGCCCTCGAGGCCGTCCGCAATCTGCGCGCGGCGGGCGTCGAGGTCGAGGTCAACTTCTCCCCGACCCGCTTCAACGTGCATGAGGTGGGCCGCGCCATCGACCTGGCCCGCTCGCTGGGCGCCGTCGGCTTCTACACCGGCCGCACCATCCGCGCCGGCAACGCGGCCCGGAGCTGGGAGCTCATCGCCCCGAGCGAGGAGCAGTACGCGGAGTACTTCGCGACCGTGCGCGCCAAGGCCCTCGAGCTCGAGGGACGCATGCGCGTCTGCTACCACGAGCTCGGCCTCCTCGAGGAGCTCAAGTATCGTCTCGAGAACCCCGCGGCCATCCTCATCATCCTCCCCAACGGCAAGGTCAAGCTCATCAACGCCCTGCCCTTCGTCTGCGGCGACCTGCGCCGCCAGACCCTGAGCGAGGTCTGGGGGGGCTTCCGGCGCGGCTGGCTCCGTCCCGAGGTCGCCGGCTTCGTCGCCGAGCTGGAGAAGGACCCGACCGTCATCCGGCGCATCCACGAATGGGTGGAGCTAGGGCTCGCAGCGAAATAA
- a CDS encoding PqqD family protein, which translates to MKLAQFVKFREEKFGGVLFETRSEKVFTLSPTGAAIVKEISAGALDETQVAERLRARFHDAAGSLEADVREFVSSLKTKGLLTD; encoded by the coding sequence ATGAAACTCGCCCAGTTCGTGAAGTTCCGCGAAGAGAAGTTCGGCGGAGTCCTCTTCGAGACGCGCTCCGAGAAGGTCTTCACGCTGAGCCCGACCGGCGCCGCCATCGTCAAGGAGATCTCCGCCGGCGCGCTCGATGAGACGCAGGTCGCCGAACGCCTGCGCGCGCGCTTCCACGACGCCGCGGGCTCGCTCGAGGCGGACGTGCGCGAGTTCGTCTCTTCGCTGAAGACGAAAGGACTCCTGACGGACTAG
- a CDS encoding protease-like activity factor CPAF encodes MRVLLSLFLALNSVSPAFAQVVTHAVANPGVSAAVPVVPVVGAQLGAPGAVLAAPVSIVGISLQAPTALPTALPAVRSAAASAQIPGAALQTVVPAVIAPRTPAALTAAVPAAAQAPMARAAEQTRGVAVRFSDLMRDFGSVSDSKAEDAHGLGARIMNLLGAGSARAVSDSSPAPKAAKKNGLKPAKSKASPKAAKSPKAAKALKADAAPAGLNANQLRMIQTLEQVAALYTEHYAPEDWKKAQYGVDLQKEFEKAKALVVANPKMGQHEFQKLLADFVHSTKDYHVGIQFHSTEGAGLPFFILSSEGKYYIAYINRQALPEAKFPYKEGDEVVEFDGKPVAEVVKSLTRSPNIAETDARLAEMYLTNRSRRVGLDVPKGPVALKIRTEDGAVHDVKMEWKYKPEMVPVDVPIRDGGIRTQGLDDIVVTPGPSRSWREALRAAIRRLIPSMAHPYAQVFTKAAGENAGNGFMIGAKNSFVPKLGQVVWKLPPQVAAQVPFDAYIYKNEQGRKIGYVRIPDYMGDEQAAGVFGQLMAQFQKVTDGLVIDQVNNPGGNLFYMYTLLSMLSDKPLSVPQHRLLIDESDAAWAADVLQQAGMQAAKKAFDEEMAEETAGFQADEGESMMEAVVRYAKFILSELKAGRRFTGLVALFGLDKLPPQKAAQYTKPIVVLINELDFSCADFFPAIMQDNKRAVLFGVRTSGAGGGVKSLEFPNQHGIAGLSYTWTIAQRANGQPVENLGVKPDVSYQLTPQDLRTGFTGYAKAVNAALSAQLPAKSAAEIAAEDAAEKAAQEKAEKAAKMTPAQMLEKLAPFIEQKGKALPPAAVSQLSAVFGLPAGLEMKAVAVRGGEGSQNMAVAFGKTSPAGLFIPAGFFFMGSFDNTPYGFVLNPSGDIVKAGLLDENQKLVEMEPEEMAELIANIVKVWSAIVYIDQVEI; translated from the coding sequence ATGCGCGTCCTGCTCTCGCTGTTCCTCGCACTCAACTCGGTCTCTCCGGCGTTCGCCCAGGTCGTGACCCATGCGGTCGCGAACCCCGGCGTCTCCGCCGCCGTCCCCGTCGTCCCCGTCGTGGGAGCTCAGCTCGGAGCCCCCGGCGCGGTGCTCGCGGCCCCGGTCTCCATCGTCGGCATATCGCTGCAGGCTCCGACGGCGCTCCCGACCGCTCTCCCTGCCGTGCGTTCCGCCGCGGCCTCCGCGCAGATCCCCGGCGCGGCCCTGCAGACCGTGGTTCCGGCCGTGATCGCCCCGCGGACTCCCGCGGCCCTGACCGCCGCCGTCCCCGCGGCCGCTCAGGCTCCGATGGCCCGGGCGGCCGAGCAGACCCGCGGCGTTGCGGTCCGCTTCAGCGACCTGATGCGGGACTTCGGCTCCGTCTCCGACTCCAAGGCCGAGGACGCGCACGGTCTCGGAGCCCGCATCATGAACCTCCTCGGCGCGGGCTCCGCGCGCGCCGTCTCCGACTCCTCCCCCGCGCCGAAGGCCGCGAAGAAGAACGGCCTCAAGCCCGCCAAGTCCAAGGCGTCTCCCAAGGCGGCCAAGTCCCCGAAGGCGGCGAAGGCCCTGAAGGCCGACGCGGCTCCGGCCGGCCTCAACGCGAACCAGCTGCGCATGATCCAGACGCTCGAACAGGTCGCCGCGCTCTACACCGAGCACTACGCTCCGGAGGACTGGAAGAAGGCCCAGTACGGCGTGGACCTCCAGAAGGAGTTCGAGAAGGCGAAGGCGCTCGTCGTCGCGAACCCGAAGATGGGCCAGCACGAGTTCCAGAAGCTCCTCGCCGACTTCGTCCATTCGACGAAGGACTACCACGTCGGCATCCAGTTCCACTCCACGGAGGGCGCCGGGCTGCCCTTCTTCATCCTCAGCTCCGAGGGGAAGTACTACATCGCCTACATCAACCGGCAGGCGCTCCCCGAGGCGAAGTTCCCTTATAAAGAAGGCGACGAGGTCGTCGAGTTCGACGGCAAGCCGGTCGCCGAGGTCGTGAAGTCGCTGACCCGCTCGCCCAACATCGCCGAGACCGACGCCCGCCTCGCGGAGATGTACCTCACCAACCGCAGCCGCCGCGTGGGCCTCGACGTGCCGAAGGGCCCCGTCGCGCTCAAGATCCGCACCGAGGACGGCGCCGTCCACGACGTGAAGATGGAGTGGAAGTACAAGCCGGAGATGGTCCCGGTGGACGTCCCCATCCGCGACGGCGGCATCCGCACTCAGGGCCTCGACGACATCGTCGTGACCCCCGGGCCCTCGCGGAGCTGGCGCGAGGCCCTGCGGGCGGCGATCCGGCGCCTCATCCCGTCGATGGCGCACCCCTACGCCCAGGTCTTCACGAAGGCGGCCGGCGAGAACGCCGGCAACGGCTTCATGATCGGCGCCAAGAACAGCTTCGTGCCCAAGCTCGGCCAGGTCGTCTGGAAGCTGCCGCCGCAGGTCGCGGCGCAGGTGCCCTTCGACGCCTACATCTACAAGAACGAGCAGGGCCGCAAGATCGGCTATGTCCGCATCCCCGACTACATGGGCGACGAGCAGGCGGCCGGCGTCTTCGGCCAGCTCATGGCGCAGTTCCAGAAGGTCACCGACGGGCTCGTCATCGACCAGGTCAACAATCCGGGCGGCAACCTGTTCTACATGTACACGCTGCTCTCGATGCTGAGCGACAAGCCTCTCTCCGTGCCCCAGCACCGGCTGCTCATCGACGAGAGCGATGCCGCCTGGGCGGCGGACGTGCTCCAGCAGGCGGGCATGCAGGCCGCGAAGAAGGCCTTCGACGAGGAGATGGCCGAGGAGACCGCGGGCTTCCAGGCCGACGAGGGCGAGTCGATGATGGAGGCGGTCGTCCGCTACGCCAAGTTCATCCTCAGCGAGCTCAAGGCCGGCCGCCGCTTCACGGGCCTGGTCGCGCTCTTCGGGCTCGACAAGCTCCCGCCGCAGAAGGCGGCGCAGTACACGAAGCCCATCGTCGTGCTCATCAACGAGCTCGACTTCTCGTGCGCCGACTTCTTCCCGGCGATCATGCAGGACAACAAGCGCGCCGTGCTCTTCGGCGTGCGGACCTCCGGGGCGGGCGGCGGCGTGAAGTCGCTCGAGTTCCCGAACCAGCACGGCATCGCCGGGCTCTCCTACACCTGGACCATCGCCCAGCGCGCCAACGGCCAGCCCGTCGAGAACCTCGGCGTGAAGCCGGACGTCTCCTACCAGCTCACGCCGCAGGACCTTCGGACCGGCTTCACCGGCTACGCGAAGGCCGTCAACGCCGCGCTCTCCGCGCAGCTGCCGGCCAAGAGCGCCGCCGAGATCGCCGCCGAGGACGCGGCCGAGAAGGCGGCGCAGGAGAAAGCGGAGAAGGCCGCGAAGATGACCCCCGCGCAGATGCTGGAGAAGCTCGCGCCCTTCATCGAGCAGAAGGGCAAGGCCCTCCCGCCCGCGGCCGTCTCGCAGCTCTCCGCGGTGTTCGGGCTGCCGGCCGGACTCGAGATGAAGGCGGTCGCGGTCCGCGGAGGCGAAGGTTCTCAGAACATGGCCGTCGCCTTCGGGAAGACGAGCCCGGCCGGGCTCTTCATCCCTGCGGGCTTCTTCTTCATGGGGTCCTTCGACAACACGCCCTACGGGTTCGTCCTGAACCCGTCCGGCGACATCGTCAAGGCCGGACTCCTGGACGAGAACCAGAAGCTCGTCGAGATGGAGCCCGAGGAGATGGCGGAGCTCATCGCGAACATCGTCAAGGTCTGGTCCGCCATCGTCTACATCGACCAGGTCGAGATCTAG
- a CDS encoding peptide MFS transporter: MSDYTPPAEKVPADKHPFGLYVLFSTEMWERFSYYGMRGLLVYYMTKQLFLGDPAATVFGYAPLKAALESVFGPMSTQALSSQIYGLYTGLVYFTPFFGGVIADRWLGQRKAVIVGGVLMAIGEFMLMSQALFFPAMLMLILGNGFFKPNISTQVGNLYKPGDHRRDRAFSVFYVGINVGATLSPLIAGTLGETYGFRWGFCAAGVGMILGLCTYLWGQRHLAPDNVMKQAAATEQKAVEPLTPEEWKKIGALIVLCVLNIIFWGTYEQQGNTLALWVDANTDRMIFGWEMPATWYQAFNAAMIVVFTPIILAFWKWQEKRKSEPSSVAKMAIGCILLGVSFLVLIPGSRVVAAGGKASLLSLTLCTAILTVGELYLSPIGLSLVTKLAPARMVSMLMGAWFLSSFFGNYMCGFIGGYWEKMSHESFFIMLCALASGAGLCMFALIKPLKRAIGHGHEETVDV, translated from the coding sequence ATGAGCGACTACACCCCCCCCGCCGAGAAAGTCCCCGCGGACAAGCATCCCTTCGGGCTCTACGTCCTCTTCAGCACCGAGATGTGGGAGCGCTTCTCCTACTACGGGATGCGCGGCCTCCTCGTCTACTACATGACGAAGCAGCTTTTCCTCGGGGACCCCGCCGCCACGGTGTTCGGCTACGCCCCGCTCAAGGCCGCTCTCGAGAGCGTCTTCGGGCCGATGAGCACCCAGGCCCTCTCCTCTCAGATCTACGGCCTCTACACCGGCCTCGTCTACTTCACGCCGTTCTTCGGCGGCGTCATCGCCGACCGGTGGCTCGGCCAGCGCAAGGCGGTCATCGTGGGCGGCGTGCTGATGGCCATCGGCGAGTTCATGCTGATGTCGCAGGCGCTCTTCTTCCCCGCGATGCTCATGCTCATCCTCGGCAACGGCTTCTTCAAGCCGAACATCTCGACGCAGGTGGGCAATCTCTACAAGCCGGGAGACCACCGCCGCGACCGCGCCTTCAGCGTCTTCTACGTGGGCATCAACGTCGGCGCCACGCTCTCCCCTCTCATCGCCGGGACCCTGGGAGAGACCTACGGCTTCCGGTGGGGCTTCTGCGCCGCCGGGGTGGGCATGATCCTCGGCCTGTGCACCTACCTCTGGGGCCAACGGCACCTGGCGCCGGACAACGTCATGAAGCAGGCGGCCGCGACGGAGCAGAAGGCCGTCGAACCCCTGACGCCTGAGGAGTGGAAGAAGATCGGAGCGCTCATCGTGCTCTGCGTCCTCAACATCATCTTCTGGGGGACCTACGAGCAGCAGGGCAACACCCTGGCGCTCTGGGTCGACGCCAACACGGACCGGATGATCTTCGGCTGGGAGATGCCCGCGACCTGGTATCAGGCCTTCAACGCGGCGATGATCGTCGTCTTCACCCCGATCATCCTCGCCTTCTGGAAGTGGCAGGAGAAGCGGAAGTCCGAGCCCTCCAGCGTCGCCAAGATGGCGATCGGCTGCATCCTGCTGGGGGTCTCCTTCCTCGTGCTCATCCCGGGCTCCCGCGTCGTGGCCGCCGGCGGCAAGGCGTCGCTGCTGTCGCTGACCCTCTGCACGGCGATCCTGACAGTGGGAGAGCTCTACCTCTCCCCGATCGGGCTCTCGCTGGTCACGAAGCTCGCCCCGGCGAGGATGGTCTCGATGCTCATGGGCGCCTGGTTCCTCTCGAGCTTCTTCGGCAACTACATGTGCGGCTTCATCGGGGGCTATTGGGAGAAGATGTCCCACGAGAGCTTCTTCATCATGCTCTGCGCGCTGGCCTCCGGCGCGGGCCTCTGCATGTTCGCGCTGATCAAGCCCCTCAAGCGGGCGATCGGGCACGGACACGAAGAAACCGTCGACGTTTAG
- a CDS encoding nucleoside monophosphate kinase: MNSRGLKTLLKSASCLALYSFLAGVLPGPVFAQQAVVLPVPVIAPAAGLSAVGVVRAVTDPRSIVPIAAPLAQNLQVSPVTTPALSLPTVLPLSHLVGEEVRGVRGAPTAFEAPPAVGPVSAKPLHLLITGAPGSGKTTFGKLLAKDYGMVHISVGELLRAQAGSVPGLAETMAKGGLVDSEIVLRIVRERLAQKDVVERGFILDGFPRRLEEAGVIEGWMKDGGRIDAMIQLEVSDDELLRRILARGRMDDSEEVFRNRMEIYRRQTRPVLEHFRERLRVLEAKTEGSDIGANYAKVRALIESALPR, translated from the coding sequence ATGAATAGCCGGGGCCTCAAAACCCTCCTTAAAAGCGCCTCCTGCCTGGCGCTTTACAGCTTCCTGGCCGGAGTCCTCCCCGGCCCCGTTTTCGCGCAGCAGGCGGTCGTCCTCCCCGTCCCCGTCATCGCACCTGCGGCGGGCCTGAGCGCCGTAGGTGTGGTGCGAGCGGTGACCGATCCGCGCTCCATCGTGCCGATCGCCGCCCCCCTCGCCCAGAATCTGCAGGTTTCTCCCGTCACGACCCCCGCCCTGTCTCTCCCCACCGTGCTCCCCCTCTCCCACCTCGTGGGAGAGGAGGTACGGGGGGTGCGGGGGGCGCCGACCGCCTTCGAGGCGCCCCCCGCCGTCGGCCCCGTCTCCGCGAAGCCGCTGCACCTTCTCATCACCGGCGCCCCCGGCTCCGGGAAGACCACCTTCGGCAAGCTGCTCGCCAAGGATTACGGGATGGTGCACATCTCGGTCGGAGAGCTTCTGCGCGCGCAGGCCGGCTCCGTGCCCGGGCTCGCCGAGACCATGGCCAAGGGCGGCCTCGTGGACTCCGAGATCGTGCTCCGCATCGTGCGCGAGCGCCTCGCCCAGAAGGACGTCGTCGAACGCGGCTTCATCCTCGACGGCTTCCCCCGCCGCCTGGAGGAGGCCGGCGTCATCGAGGGCTGGATGAAGGACGGCGGCCGCATCGACGCGATGATCCAGCTCGAGGTCTCCGACGACGAGCTCCTGCGCCGCATCCTCGCGCGCGGCCGCATGGACGATTCCGAGGAGGTCTTCAGGAACCGGATGGAGATCTACCGGCGGCAGACGCGGCCGGTGCTGGAGCACTTCCGCGAACGCCTGCGCGTGCTCGAGGCGAAGACGGAGGGCTCGGACATCGGAGCCAACTACGCGAAAGTCCGGGCCCTTATCGAGTCCGCCCTCCCTCGGTAG